In Bacillota bacterium, the sequence GCGCCTGCTTTTTTAGTGATTTACTCTCTTCCCGAGAGCTAGCCAGGGTTTTGTCATAAACAGTATAGCCCTTTTGCAGCAAGGTGTCGGTGAGGTTCATCGCTTTTATGGTCTGGGAGTTGCCAATACCGACGCTGACATTATCCGGCAACATCGATAGTATCTCCGCCTTTGCCTCCGACAGGCCGGGGAGAAATTGCGCGTGAATGTTACGTGCGGCAAGGTTAGCAATTAGCTGTTTTGTCTCCATCGGAATCTCCTCTCAGGCTATATGTGGGCAATATGTCCCTTGATCTGCCCAAAGCAATCCGCTCTACATCGAATAACCGCCGGAGATATTAATCCGTGGGACAGCTGGGATTGGCGCCGCCATATTGCTGATAGTGGACTTTGGCTTCGGTATAGCGAGTTTGGGCCTTTTTCTCTTCAGCCGGATATCCCAAAGCGGCAAGGCCCAGAGGGAAGATGTTTTCCGGCAGCTTGAGTTGGCGGCGAATGTCTTCTTCCCGGTCCAACACTGGGTGCACACCCAGCCAGACGCCGCCCAAATCCAGGTTGGCGGCTGCGATGAGCATGTTCTCCATGGCCGCCGAACAATCTTGAACCCAGTAGCGGTCACCGGTTTGGTTGCTAAGGCTGACGGCGGGCTCTCCGCAGACAGC encodes:
- a CDS encoding nitroreductase family protein, whose amino-acid sequence is MDNRLDFIFRRRSIRRFHDKPVEQDKVTALLEAAMAAPSAANRQPWHFVVITERERLDNLAEVHPYAKMLKEATLCIAVCGEPAVSLSNQTGDRYWVQDCSAAMENMLIAAANLDLGGVWLGVHPVLDREEDIRRQLKLPENIFPLGLAALGYPAEEKKAQTRYTEAKVHYQQYGGANPSCPTD